Part of the Tenacibaculum sp. SZ-18 genome, AATGGGTTGAAAAACAATTTCAAGAGCACCCTCTGTTAGAACTAGAATATTTTACAATTGCAGAAGAAAAAACGTTAATTTCTGTGGAAGAGTTTGAGGGTAATAAACGATATAGAGCTTTTATTGCTGTATTCGCAGGAGAAATCCGATTAATTGATAATATCCGTTTCAAAAACAATTAACTAATTATAAAAGATAGATTCTTTAAAAACAGTATTTTTGTAGCATGTTAGTACAAGTAGTAAAATCAAAAATTCACCGCGTAAAGGTTACGGGTGCCGATTTAAATTATATAGGAAGCATTACCATTGATGAAGATTTAATGGATGCAGCTGGTATTATTGAAGGAGAAAGAGTTCAAATTGTAAATAATAACAACGGTGAACGTCTAGAAACTTATGCGATTCCTGGTCCAAGAAAAAGCGGTGAAGTTACCTTAAATGGAGCTGCGGCAAGGAGAGTTCAAAAAGGAGATGTGTTGATTTTAATTGTATACGGATTTTTGGATATAGAAGAAGCTAAAAAATTCAAGCCTCAATTAGTTTTTCCAAACGAGCAAACAAATTTATTAGAATAAAACCACTTCAATTTGTCGTTAAAAAAAATTATAAAAACAGTATTGCCTCTCGCTTTGGGAGGTTTTTTAGTTTGGTATTCTTTATCAATCGTTTCAATAGATACTTTAGTTCAATATTTCAAGAATGCTAATTATTGGTGGATCGCTTTAGGTTTGTTCTTTGGTGTTTTAAGTCACTTATCTCGAGCTTATCGGTGGAAGTTTTTATTAGAACCCTTAGGGTATAAGCCAGATTTTGGAAATAGCACAATGGCGGTCTTAGTTGCCTATTTGGTAAATTTAACAGTCCCGAGAGCAGGGGAAGTTTTTAGGGCAACTGTAATGACAACCTATGAAGATATTCCATTTGAGAAAGGATTTGGAACAATTGTAGCAGAAAGAATTGCTGATCTTATTATGATGTTGTTAATTGTAGGAATTACTTTATTTGTGCAGTTTGACTTCATTTTTGAATTAGTAACCAAGAATTTTTCTCCAAGTAAAATTTTATTGCTTTTAGGAATTTTAGTTGTTGGACTTTTCATTTTTGTTCGATTTGTAAAAAAAGCTACAGATGGAGTTGGGTTGAAGATTAAATCCTTTGTGTTTGGACTAATAGAAGGTTCATTGAGTATTTTCAAAATGAAGAATAAATGGCTTTTTATTGTTCATACTTTGTTTATTTGGGTAATGTATGTTGCTATGTTCTGGGCTACAGTTCCTGCAATTGAAACTTTTGATATTCCATTTGGTGCTGTGTTAGTTGGTTTTATAGCAGGTGGTTTTAGTATTGCTGCTACGAATGGAGGAATTGGATTATATCCTGTTGCGGTAGCAGGTGCTTTTGCTTTATTTGGAATTCCAGAAGAACCAGCGAATGCTTTTGGGTGGATTATGTGGACAGCTCAAACAGCTATGATTATTGTTTTCGGTGGATTATCTTTTTTGTTGTTACCTCTTTACAATAAAAATAAATAATTTTATCTTCGAGCTAAAAAAAATGAAAAGGCTTGGTTTATTTTTTCTGATACTAATTTTTTGTGTTTCGTGCGGTCAACGAAATAAAGAACGAATCAACAATAAGGATTTACATGTGTCTCTTTTGATTGGTAAGGTAAATACTAATGGACTAAATGATACACTCTTTTTAGAGAAGCATGGAGTAGATTTCAGAATAAATGAAAAAATCCCTGTCATAGACGGGAGTTTTAAATATAAAATAGAAAGTAATCAAATACAGCAGTATTCTTTGATTTTTGAAAATGATGGACAATTTATACCAATAGATTTTTTCAATGACAATGACACGGTATTTTTTGATCTTCATCCTAAAGATTTTGATAAGAATAAAGTACGAGGTGGCAGTTTGAATAAATTGAGATCATTATACAGGAAAAAGTATTTTGAGTTAGCTTACAGGTACGAGGATTTGTATCGTAAAAAAGATTCTACAGGGTTAAAGAAATTAGAAGAAGAAACTCTTGCTTTATATAAAAAAGAAATTGAAGAGTATTCTATTCATGGCTATGCTTTGTTGTATGAGTTAATGTCGGCATATCAAGTATTGCCTTATTCTTTATCAAGTTTTCAAAAATGGTTTAAGAAGTATAAAAGTAAATATCCAAATCATTATTATAGTAAACTTGTTGATGTTACACTTGAAGGGAAAAAGGGGATTTCTAATTTTAAGAATTTTGATCTGAATACGAAAGAAGGTGAAAGAGTTATGGCAAAGGATCTTATTGTAAACAAAAAATTACTATTAATAGATTTTTGGGCTTCCTGGTGTAGGCCTTGTATAGAAAAAGGTCAATTAATAAAGAATAATATCAAAAGGAAAAACTGGAAAGGAAT contains:
- the panD gene encoding aspartate 1-decarboxylase; protein product: MLVQVVKSKIHRVKVTGADLNYIGSITIDEDLMDAAGIIEGERVQIVNNNNGERLETYAIPGPRKSGEVTLNGAAARRVQKGDVLILIVYGFLDIEEAKKFKPQLVFPNEQTNLLE
- a CDS encoding lysylphosphatidylglycerol synthase transmembrane domain-containing protein; translation: MSLKKIIKTVLPLALGGFLVWYSLSIVSIDTLVQYFKNANYWWIALGLFFGVLSHLSRAYRWKFLLEPLGYKPDFGNSTMAVLVAYLVNLTVPRAGEVFRATVMTTYEDIPFEKGFGTIVAERIADLIMMLLIVGITLFVQFDFIFELVTKNFSPSKILLLLGILVVGLFIFVRFVKKATDGVGLKIKSFVFGLIEGSLSIFKMKNKWLFIVHTLFIWVMYVAMFWATVPAIETFDIPFGAVLVGFIAGGFSIAATNGGIGLYPVAVAGAFALFGIPEEPANAFGWIMWTAQTAMIIVFGGLSFLLLPLYNKNK
- a CDS encoding DUF4369 domain-containing protein — encoded protein: MKRLGLFFLILIFCVSCGQRNKERINNKDLHVSLLIGKVNTNGLNDTLFLEKHGVDFRINEKIPVIDGSFKYKIESNQIQQYSLIFENDGQFIPIDFFNDNDTVFFDLHPKDFDKNKVRGGSLNKLRSLYRKKYFELAYRYEDLYRKKDSTGLKKLEEETLALYKKEIEEYSIHGYALLYELMSAYQVLPYSLSSFQKWFKKYKSKYPNHYYSKLVDVTLEGKKGISNFKNFDLNTKEGERVMAKDLIVNKKLLLIDFWASWCRPCIEKGQLIKNNIKRKNWKGIQILSVLGGIKTKEEYEFVREKYNYPWEIYYELNNEFNIWSMYNIFNSGGSQFLFDGKGKLLLKSPTIHQIDSILSSH